In Fodinicola acaciae, the following proteins share a genomic window:
- a CDS encoding substrate-binding domain-containing protein, with the protein MREPGDVRRRRILAVVLSRGAVRVSDLAAELEVSVVTVRRDVEQLARAGRLQRRHGFARSIVPVEQPQASSGAEGGAVGLIVPERHQYLFEVVHGARTTLEAAGLRIVLHIAPPVGGAERPIVERALAEDVRGLLISPRWRSVAAEEADYAWLVDVPVPVVIVERRPRLGSVLHATDSVCSDHWYGVHLAIDHLVSLGHRRIILAARDDSPTARAIRAAFAEITAARPGIEDATVVLSSPSATAEPDTVDTLPPLASLVRDRRATAAILHGDTDALMLTQHLSEGGIRVPRDFSVIAYDDTVAGLGTTPLTAIAPPKAEVGRVAAELLLQRLDGQHGQPRRVQLLPELKIRESTQKL; encoded by the coding sequence ATGCGCGAGCCGGGCGACGTCCGCCGTAGGCGGATCTTGGCGGTGGTGCTGTCGCGTGGTGCGGTGCGGGTCAGCGATCTGGCCGCTGAGCTGGAAGTTTCCGTGGTGACCGTGCGCCGGGACGTCGAGCAGTTGGCACGTGCGGGGAGGTTGCAGCGGCGGCACGGGTTTGCGCGGTCGATCGTTCCGGTCGAGCAGCCGCAGGCGAGCAGCGGGGCCGAAGGCGGCGCGGTTGGTCTGATAGTGCCGGAGCGGCACCAGTATCTGTTCGAGGTCGTCCACGGCGCGCGTACGACGTTGGAGGCGGCCGGTCTTCGGATCGTGTTGCATATCGCGCCGCCGGTTGGCGGTGCTGAGCGGCCGATTGTCGAGCGTGCGCTGGCTGAGGACGTACGCGGCCTGCTGATCTCGCCGCGTTGGCGGTCGGTGGCGGCGGAGGAGGCCGACTATGCCTGGCTGGTCGACGTGCCGGTGCCGGTCGTGATCGTCGAGCGGCGGCCGCGGCTCGGCAGCGTGCTGCATGCGACCGATTCGGTTTGTTCCGATCATTGGTACGGCGTGCATCTGGCGATCGATCATCTTGTGTCACTCGGTCATCGGCGGATCATCCTGGCGGCCCGCGACGACAGTCCGACGGCGCGCGCGATCCGAGCGGCGTTCGCCGAGATCACCGCCGCCAGGCCGGGGATCGAGGACGCGACCGTGGTGCTCAGCTCGCCGTCGGCCACGGCCGAGCCGGACACGGTCGACACGCTCCCGCCGCTGGCCAGCCTTGTACGCGACCGCCGCGCGACAGCGGCGATCCTGCACGGCGACACCGATGCGCTGATGCTCACGCAGCACCTCTCCGAGGGTGGCATCCGCGTCCCGCGCGACTTCTCGGTCATCGCGTACGACGACACCGTCGCCGGCCTCGGCACCACGCCGTTGACCGCGATCGCGCCGCCGAAGGCCGAGGTCGGCCGGGTCGCGGCCGAGCTGCTGCTGCAGCGGCTCGACGGCCAGCACGGCCAGCCGCGGCGCGTGCAGTTGCTGCCGGAGCTGAAAATTCGCGAATCGACACAAAAGCTTTGA